The Xiphias gladius isolate SHS-SW01 ecotype Sanya breed wild chromosome 17, ASM1685928v1, whole genome shotgun sequence genome includes the window GGAACGACTGCACGCTGCTTCCTGGGACATGCAAGCCTACTGGAATATGCTGgagtggaagagaaaacagctgGAGAATGAGGAGAAAGAGCAGGTGCCAGTCCGCACCACTATACCTAGTCGCATCAAGCACATTCAGCTGGATCTGAGGGACCTGATGAGTGAAGTCAACAATCAGGTATCTGCCGTCTGAAATCCATGCACAATTTGTCCCTTTTTTGGCTCACACAAAGATTTGGGAGGAAGTGACACCATGACTAGTCTggtaaaaatttgttttgctttcttccCCAGATTAGTTACATGAAGAGCTCTTGGATGAAACCAACCTCTCCCACGGTACGAACAGCTCTGAACCCAGAAACCAGCTCCGAAACAGTATGGGACGGCCGAGTGGAGGGTTACATCATTCTGAGGGATCTAGACCTTTACCTCACCAAACTGGCAAGGGACTTCCTCTTACTGGCCTCCAAAACACACTTATGACTCAGTACTGAAAAAGAGTACTGTAACCCGGACaatacacgcatgcacacaaacagacaaaaggaaggaaaagcTGAATTGACAATCATCAGTTAACAGAAAATTGCAATAATAGTTGTGATAAATTTAATCAGGCTTAGTGGTGCTGTCAGCACTTTACATGGAGCTCTGATTTTAGCAAGGCTGCTTTTTAACATGATGCATTCCAGTATATTTAAGGGCTTTCTTGGGTATTTCCCACAGTTTCTGTCTTACCTCTAACTGTGAGTTAGCAATAAGCTCACAGAACAGAGAACACTTCCCAGCACACTGTTTTTCCCCCAAGCTCTCAATTTAGTGGACTTTCCAAAGatatatttactatttattgacatatttattaaatgctatttatttcaaagtggtttgttttatttctcttacAATACAGAGATACAGTGTTTTACAtaag containing:
- the LOC120802894 gene encoding uncharacterized protein LOC120802894 codes for the protein MTVWCLALILLCYIPNCVDSAPSPVPQRNKYNNSYRLTRFTRTRVQLLLKEYKEHQLGNKHFEDRSRQLKDLPLLSTDFYSWLKLTDWERLHAASWDMQAYWNMLEWKRKQLENEEKEQVPVRTTIPSRIKHIQLDLRDLMSEVNNQISYMKSSWMKPTSPTVRTALNPETSSETVWDGRVEGYIILRDLDLYLTKLARDFLLLASKTHL